From Microlunatus capsulatus, a single genomic window includes:
- a CDS encoding glycoside hydrolase family 13 protein gives MSGTTELLERPGLPGGADWWRTAVIYQVFLRSFADGNGDGVGDVPGLRSRLPYLAALGVDAVWVNPWYPSPMVDVGYDVADYRDVDPAFGTLADAEALVAEAHALGLRVLLDVVPNHTSDAHPWFVAALAGDPAARARYLFREGRGEHGELPPNDWESCFRGPAWTRTTDADGRPGAWYLHMFAPEQPDLDWRNPEVRAELLDVLRFWFDRGVDGFRIDVAHGLVKQAGLPDAHGSDRRSEEHPGWDQDEVHEVYRSWRQLADSYDPPRVFVAEAWVARPERLPLYLRPDELHTAFEFEPLHVTFRAEPWRAVVEQGLAAAAVSGAPSAWVLTNHDVVRQVTRYGRAQPERRASNEEQRARFGVDPVDHALGRRRARAAVVLTMALPGAAYVYGGEELGLPEVEEIPDARRRDPIHARSGGTDPGRDGSRVPMPWTAGAPSAGFSPPGAAPTWLPQPAGWDALAVDVQEADPGSTLHLYRSLLAARRERMTEAGPLEWLATPPDVLAFRRGTTACWVNFGDRAVPLPSGRVVLASGPLAPGLLPADTAVWVEVPAG, from the coding sequence GTGAGCGGCACGACGGAGCTGCTGGAGCGGCCGGGGCTGCCCGGGGGCGCGGACTGGTGGCGGACGGCCGTGATCTACCAGGTGTTCCTGCGCAGCTTCGCCGACGGGAACGGCGACGGCGTCGGTGACGTGCCCGGGCTCCGGTCCCGGCTGCCGTACCTGGCCGCGCTGGGCGTGGACGCCGTCTGGGTCAACCCCTGGTACCCCTCCCCGATGGTCGACGTGGGCTACGACGTCGCCGACTACCGCGACGTCGACCCGGCCTTCGGCACCCTCGCCGACGCCGAGGCGCTGGTCGCCGAGGCGCACGCCCTCGGCCTGCGGGTGCTGCTGGACGTCGTGCCCAACCACACCTCCGACGCGCACCCCTGGTTCGTCGCCGCCCTGGCCGGCGACCCCGCCGCCCGGGCCCGGTACCTGTTCCGCGAGGGCCGCGGCGAGCACGGCGAGCTGCCGCCGAACGACTGGGAGAGCTGCTTCCGCGGGCCGGCCTGGACCCGGACCACCGACGCGGACGGCCGCCCCGGGGCCTGGTACCTCCACATGTTCGCCCCCGAGCAGCCGGACCTGGACTGGCGCAACCCGGAGGTCCGCGCCGAGCTCCTCGACGTCCTGCGGTTCTGGTTCGACCGCGGCGTCGACGGCTTCCGGATCGACGTCGCCCACGGGCTGGTCAAGCAGGCGGGGCTGCCCGACGCCCACGGCAGCGACCGGCGCTCGGAGGAGCACCCGGGGTGGGACCAGGACGAGGTGCACGAGGTCTACCGCAGCTGGCGGCAGCTGGCGGACAGCTACGACCCACCGCGGGTGTTCGTCGCGGAGGCCTGGGTGGCCCGGCCCGAGCGGCTGCCGCTGTACCTGCGGCCCGACGAGCTGCACACCGCCTTCGAGTTCGAGCCGCTGCACGTCACCTTCCGCGCGGAGCCGTGGCGGGCCGTGGTCGAGCAGGGCCTGGCCGCCGCCGCCGTCTCGGGTGCTCCCAGCGCCTGGGTGCTCACCAACCACGACGTCGTCCGCCAGGTCACCCGCTACGGCCGGGCGCAGCCCGAGCGCCGGGCCTCCAACGAGGAGCAGCGCGCCCGCTTCGGCGTCGACCCCGTGGACCACGCGCTCGGCCGCCGCCGGGCCCGCGCCGCCGTCGTGCTGACCATGGCGCTGCCGGGCGCCGCCTACGTCTACGGGGGCGAGGAGCTGGGGCTGCCCGAGGTCGAGGAGATCCCCGACGCGCGCCGCCGCGACCCCATCCACGCCCGCTCCGGCGGCACCGACCCCGGCCGGGACGGCTCCCGGGTGCCGATGCCGTGGACGGCGGGCGCCCCGTCGGCCGGCTTCTCCCCGCCGGGCGCGGCCCCGACGTGGCTGCCGCAGCCCGCGGGCTGGGACGCCCTCGCCGTCGACGTCCAGGAGGCCGACCCCGGCTCGACGCTGCACCTCTACCGGTCGCTGCTGGCCGCCCGCCGCGAGCGGATGACGGAGGCGGGTCCGCTGGAGTGGCTGGCGACGCCGCCCGACGTCTTGGCCTTCCGTCGGGGGACGACGGCGTGCTGGGTGAACTTCGGCGACCGGGCGGTCCCGCTGCCGTCCGGCCGGGTGGTGCTGGCGTCCGGTCCGCTCGCCCCCGGCCTGCTGCCGGCCGACACCGCCGTCTGGGTCGAGGTGCCGGCCGGCTGA
- a CDS encoding DUF2795 domain-containing protein, with the protein MTGFQVTEVQKALKGADYPMDGPALAELAKSNGAGDDLVQALQGLREVEGPNGVMKELKGELGGSTDD; encoded by the coding sequence ATGACTGGATTCCAGGTGACCGAGGTGCAGAAGGCGCTCAAGGGCGCGGACTACCCGATGGACGGCCCCGCGCTGGCCGAGCTCGCGAAGTCCAACGGCGCGGGCGACGACCTCGTCCAGGCGCTGCAGGGCCTGCGCGAGGTCGAGGGCCCCAACGGGGTGATGAAGGAGCTGAAGGGCGAGCTCGGCGGCTCGACCGACGACTGA
- a CDS encoding LacI family DNA-binding transcriptional regulator, with amino-acid sequence MPERVGRVPVMMDVARAAGVSQKTVSRVINDAPHVRADVRERVLAAVRELGYRPNTAARALVTQRTHVIGAIAVGTRYYGPATRLLSIEHAARAKGYSLAINSTPDPWLDDVHGAVESLLQRGAEGVILEVPSVDVRLDTDLLRDVPVVSNVGPLPGIRHIALLGASQPLVGRLAARHLLDLGHTRLAHVAGPRRWDAAVARREGWQAELRSAGVDAGPVLEGDWSPRSGYACGLELARSGATGVFVANDSMAMGVVRALVESGLRVPEDVSVVGVDDVPEAEFQVVPLTTVRLDQTVSTDRALHDLVAMIEGAQHLDPVDAPPPLLIPRRSSGPPAARP; translated from the coding sequence GTGCCGGAACGCGTGGGGCGGGTGCCCGTGATGATGGACGTCGCGCGGGCCGCCGGGGTGTCGCAGAAGACGGTGTCCCGCGTCATCAACGACGCGCCGCACGTCCGGGCCGACGTCCGCGAGCGGGTGCTGGCCGCGGTCCGCGAGCTGGGCTACCGCCCCAACACCGCCGCCCGCGCCCTGGTCACCCAGCGCACCCACGTCATCGGCGCCATCGCGGTGGGCACCCGCTACTACGGGCCCGCCACCCGGCTGCTCTCGATCGAGCACGCCGCCCGGGCCAAGGGGTACTCGCTGGCCATCAACTCCACCCCCGACCCGTGGCTCGACGACGTGCACGGCGCCGTCGAGAGCCTGCTGCAGCGGGGCGCCGAGGGCGTCATCCTCGAGGTGCCCTCGGTCGACGTCCGGCTGGACACCGACCTGCTCCGCGACGTCCCCGTCGTCAGCAACGTCGGGCCGCTCCCCGGCATCCGGCACATCGCCCTCCTCGGCGCCAGCCAGCCGCTGGTCGGCCGGCTGGCCGCCCGCCACCTGCTGGACCTCGGCCACACCCGGCTGGCCCACGTCGCCGGGCCGCGGCGCTGGGACGCCGCGGTCGCCCGTCGCGAGGGCTGGCAGGCCGAGCTGCGGTCCGCCGGCGTGGACGCCGGCCCGGTCCTCGAGGGCGACTGGTCACCCCGCTCGGGCTACGCCTGCGGGCTGGAGCTGGCCCGCTCGGGCGCCACAGGGGTCTTCGTGGCCAACGACTCGATGGCCATGGGGGTGGTCCGGGCGCTGGTGGAGTCCGGCCTCCGGGTGCCCGAGGACGTCTCGGTGGTCGGAGTCGACGACGTCCCCGAGGCCGAGTTCCAGGTCGTCCCGCTCACCACCGTCCGGCTCGACCAGACCGTCTCGACCGACCGGGCGCTGCACGACCTCGTGGCCATGATCGAGGGCGCCCAGCACCTCGACCCCGTCGACGCCCCGCCCCCGCTGCTGATCCCACGACGCTCGAGCGGGCCTCCCGCCGCGCGCCCCTGA
- a CDS encoding carbohydrate ABC transporter permease, whose protein sequence is MTATATPTTTPLADPPRRPARRGEEPRRRTSLLLTVVMVACLLYFLFPLYWLVVASTKSNADLFSTFGLWFADLNLLDNLRSVFTFQDGVFARWALNSVIYSVTSAVGATVLATAAGYAFAKYDFPGGKALFSVILGAVMVPTTALALPTYLLFARAELTDTYWAIILPSLVSPFGVYLMRVYAADAVDASMLEAARVDGAGELRIFVTVAFRLLVPGAVTVLLFSLVATWNNYFLPLIMLNSPDKFPLPVGLAQWQSTAAAGSGSQALFSTVITGSLVSVIPLVVAFLVLQRFWQTGLAAGGVKA, encoded by the coding sequence ATGACCGCCACCGCCACGCCCACCACCACCCCGCTGGCCGACCCGCCGCGGCGCCCGGCGCGCCGGGGGGAGGAGCCGAGGCGCCGGACGAGCCTGCTGCTCACCGTCGTCATGGTGGCCTGCCTGCTGTACTTCCTCTTCCCGCTCTACTGGCTGGTGGTGGCCTCGACGAAGTCGAACGCCGACCTCTTCAGCACCTTCGGGCTGTGGTTCGCCGATCTCAACCTCCTCGACAACCTGCGCAGCGTCTTCACCTTCCAGGACGGGGTGTTCGCCCGCTGGGCGCTCAACTCGGTCATCTACTCCGTGACCAGCGCCGTCGGCGCCACGGTGCTGGCCACCGCGGCCGGCTACGCCTTCGCCAAGTACGACTTCCCCGGCGGCAAGGCGCTGTTCTCGGTCATCCTCGGCGCGGTCATGGTCCCGACGACGGCGCTGGCCCTGCCGACCTACCTGCTCTTCGCCCGCGCCGAGCTCACCGACACCTACTGGGCGATCATCCTGCCCTCGCTGGTCAGCCCGTTCGGGGTCTACCTGATGCGGGTCTACGCCGCCGACGCGGTCGACGCCTCGATGCTGGAGGCCGCCCGGGTGGACGGCGCGGGCGAGCTGCGGATCTTCGTGACGGTGGCGTTCCGGCTGCTCGTCCCCGGCGCGGTGACCGTGCTGCTGTTCAGCCTGGTGGCCACCTGGAACAACTACTTCCTGCCGCTGATCATGCTCAACAGCCCGGACAAGTTCCCGCTCCCCGTCGGCCTCGCCCAGTGGCAGTCGACCGCGGCCGCCGGCTCGGGCTCCCAGGCCCTCTTCTCGACGGTGATCACCGGCTCGCTCGTCTCGGTGATCCCGCTGGTCGTGGCCTTCCTCGTCCTGCAGCGCTTCTGGCAGACCGGCCTGGCCGCCGGCGGCGTCAAGGCCTGA
- a CDS encoding ABC transporter substrate-binding protein translates to MSTLTRRGFLGTMSLASAAVFFAACSGGGDDGPAAPSAGPQVSQADIDAAMAKPTTLTFWTWVPDIQNEVDLFEKKYPAIKVELVNVGQGAPHYQKLRAAIQSGQGAPDVTQMEFQYIPSFTLGDNLLDISGYGAGAIKDQYPEWVWSQVSTGDVVYAVPQDVGPMGLLYRDDLLADAGVEVPTTWEAFVTAAADYRKANPKSYLTNLAPNQPGQIIGYLWQAGARPFAYDGDKTVTVDLASEAGKKVVALWGEMLAAGSLSVDPDFTDSWYQGLANGKYASWPTAAWGPVFLQGTAKKTSGQWRAVPLPQWDEAAPASGNWGGSTDAVLKSSANPIAAAQLALYINTAKESALKLATEQFLFPPSTTILEDPEVADQESPFFGGQKVNATFTEISATVTPDFGWLPFMDFVYTNFNETLGKAIADKGDLTAGLQAWQDAVAGYAKDQGFTLA, encoded by the coding sequence ATGTCCACCCTCACCCGACGCGGCTTCCTCGGCACGATGTCCCTCGCCTCGGCCGCCGTCTTCTTCGCCGCCTGCAGCGGCGGCGGGGACGACGGCCCGGCCGCCCCCTCGGCCGGCCCGCAGGTCAGCCAGGCCGACATCGACGCCGCGATGGCCAAGCCGACGACGCTGACCTTCTGGACCTGGGTGCCCGACATCCAGAACGAGGTCGACCTGTTCGAGAAGAAGTACCCGGCGATCAAGGTCGAGCTGGTCAACGTGGGCCAGGGCGCGCCGCACTACCAGAAGCTGCGCGCGGCGATCCAGTCCGGTCAGGGCGCTCCCGACGTGACGCAGATGGAGTTCCAGTACATCCCGTCCTTCACCCTCGGGGACAACCTGCTGGACATCTCCGGCTACGGCGCCGGCGCCATCAAGGACCAGTACCCGGAGTGGGTGTGGTCGCAGGTGAGCACGGGCGACGTCGTCTACGCCGTCCCGCAGGACGTCGGCCCGATGGGCCTGCTCTACCGCGACGACCTGCTCGCCGACGCCGGGGTCGAGGTGCCGACCACCTGGGAGGCCTTCGTCACGGCGGCCGCCGACTACCGCAAGGCCAACCCGAAGAGCTACCTGACGAACCTGGCGCCCAACCAGCCGGGCCAGATCATCGGCTACCTGTGGCAGGCCGGGGCACGGCCCTTCGCCTACGACGGCGACAAGACGGTCACCGTCGACCTGGCGAGCGAGGCGGGCAAGAAGGTCGTCGCGCTCTGGGGCGAGATGCTCGCCGCCGGCAGCCTCTCGGTCGACCCCGACTTCACCGACTCCTGGTACCAGGGCCTGGCCAACGGCAAGTACGCCAGCTGGCCGACCGCCGCGTGGGGCCCGGTGTTCCTGCAGGGCACCGCCAAGAAGACCTCCGGCCAGTGGCGCGCCGTGCCGCTGCCGCAGTGGGACGAGGCGGCGCCCGCGTCGGGCAACTGGGGCGGGTCGACCGACGCGGTGCTCAAGAGCAGCGCCAACCCGATCGCAGCGGCCCAGCTGGCGCTCTACATCAACACCGCGAAGGAGTCGGCGCTCAAGCTGGCCACCGAGCAGTTCCTCTTCCCGCCGTCGACGACGATCCTCGAGGACCCGGAGGTGGCCGACCAGGAGTCCCCGTTCTTCGGCGGCCAGAAGGTGAACGCGACCTTCACCGAGATCTCGGCGACCGTCACGCCGGACTTCGGCTGGCTGCCGTTCATGGACTTCGTCTACACGAACTTCAACGAGACCCTCGGCAAAGCCATCGCCGACAAGGGCGACCTGACGGCGGGCCTGCAGGCCTGGCAGGACGCCGTCGCCGGCTACGCGAAGGACCAGGGCTTCACGCTCGCCTGA
- a CDS encoding carbohydrate ABC transporter permease: MATATVPTPTRSADPPRRRGLTVAKKRQYRAAYLFVLPFFVIFLAMIIVPLAYAGYLSFFRRQLIGGVSFVGFENYAKALTDASFLSSVARMAGFLVVQVPVMLGLSLFFALALDSGMTRLSKIIRLGIFVPYAVPSVVAALMWGYLYGPDFGPFAQVAGLLGLPAPPFLTSTGMFFSIINVVNWEFIGYNMIIIYAALRSIPPELYEAGRVDGASEKRIAWSIKIPHVRPALVLTVIFSVIGTFQLFNEPNLLRTVAPTVIGNAYTPNLYAYSLAFVNQDVNYAAAIAFLLGIVIMALSYAVQLWNQRKENRS, from the coding sequence ATGGCCACCGCCACCGTCCCCACCCCCACCCGCTCCGCCGACCCGCCGCGCCGCCGCGGGCTCACCGTGGCGAAGAAGCGCCAGTACCGCGCCGCCTACCTCTTCGTCCTGCCGTTCTTCGTGATCTTCCTCGCGATGATCATCGTGCCGCTGGCCTACGCCGGCTACCTCTCCTTCTTCCGCCGCCAGCTGATCGGCGGCGTCTCCTTCGTCGGGTTCGAGAACTACGCGAAGGCGCTGACCGACGCCAGCTTCCTCAGCAGCGTCGCCCGGATGGCGGGCTTCCTCGTGGTGCAGGTGCCGGTCATGCTCGGCCTCTCGCTCTTCTTCGCGCTGGCCCTGGACAGCGGCATGACGCGCCTCTCCAAGATCATCCGACTGGGCATCTTCGTGCCCTACGCCGTCCCGAGCGTCGTCGCCGCGCTGATGTGGGGCTACCTCTACGGACCCGACTTCGGGCCGTTCGCCCAGGTGGCGGGGCTGCTGGGGCTGCCGGCCCCGCCCTTCCTCACGTCCACGGGGATGTTCTTCTCGATCATCAACGTCGTGAACTGGGAGTTCATCGGCTACAACATGATCATCATCTACGCGGCCCTGCGGTCCATCCCGCCGGAGCTGTACGAGGCGGGCCGGGTCGACGGCGCGTCGGAGAAGCGGATCGCCTGGTCGATCAAGATCCCGCACGTGCGGCCGGCCCTGGTGCTCACGGTGATCTTCTCGGTGATCGGCACCTTCCAGCTCTTCAACGAGCCGAACCTGCTGCGCACCGTCGCCCCGACGGTGATCGGCAACGCCTACACCCCGAACCTGTACGCCTACTCGCTCGCCTTCGTGAACCAGGACGTCAACTACGCCGCCGCGATCGCCTTCCTGCTGGGCATCGTGATCATGGCCCTGTCCTACGCGGTGCAGCTGTGGAACCAGCGCAAGGAGAACCGGTCATGA
- a CDS encoding beta-galactosidase has product MSPRPDRVLFGAAYYHEYQPSPRLEADLDLMVEASFSVIRVGESVWSTWEPEEGVFDLDWLQPVLDGAHARGISVVLGTPTYAVPPWLARRYPEIAGEVSTGERVPWGGRQEVDYSHAAFRTHAERVVRKIVERYAGHPAVIGFQVDNEPGLLLFHNEGVFQRFVDELRRRYGTVEALNEAWGLVYWSHRLSTWADLWRPDGNYQPQYDLAWRTFQAQLTTEFIAWQADIVREYASPEQFVTTCIAYDRPGVDDVGLTRALDVTAGNPYYAMQDDLALPVGDDAPQGWTTSGAWTLFASADRMYASKQAPFLVTETNAGAIGGPGTNFPAWDGQWRQAAWSFIARGAEMVEYWHWHTNHFGTESYWIGILPHDQRPGRVYRELAALGAELADLGPTVTGLTPHASLGLVYSARSKWGLAFQSPFPAADATLSPADTDPRAFHRIYEAFYRGAFEAGVGVRVVHDEQLLERTPAAVAAELPVLVVPGLLVAGDALLLWLRAYAAAGGHLVLGIRTGYGDDEGRPRTERKPALLADAAGVSFQEFTNLRSPLDVHPAGDGLAVGPDAHATRWVDLLESDGAKTLLEYDHPQLGRFPAVTTTEHGEGRITTVGTVPDPALARDLAAWLVPDPRPGWGDLPAAVTVSQARTRDGRRLHVVHNWGWEPQQVAAPAGAVDARHPDRDLGAGLALGPWDVAVLLTEG; this is encoded by the coding sequence GTGTCCCCGCGTCCTGACCGCGTCCTCTTCGGCGCCGCGTACTACCACGAGTACCAGCCCTCACCCCGGCTCGAGGCCGACCTCGACCTGATGGTCGAGGCGAGCTTCTCCGTCATCCGGGTGGGGGAGTCCGTCTGGTCCACCTGGGAGCCGGAGGAGGGCGTCTTCGACCTCGACTGGCTGCAGCCCGTCCTCGACGGCGCCCACGCCCGGGGGATCTCGGTGGTGCTCGGCACCCCGACCTACGCCGTCCCGCCGTGGCTGGCCCGCCGCTACCCCGAGATCGCGGGGGAGGTGAGCACGGGGGAGCGGGTGCCGTGGGGCGGGCGCCAGGAGGTCGACTACAGCCACGCCGCCTTCCGCACCCACGCCGAGCGGGTGGTCCGCAAGATCGTCGAGCGCTACGCCGGGCACCCGGCCGTCATCGGCTTCCAGGTCGACAACGAGCCCGGCCTGCTGCTCTTCCACAACGAGGGCGTGTTCCAGCGCTTCGTCGACGAGCTCCGGCGGCGCTACGGCACCGTCGAGGCGCTCAACGAGGCCTGGGGCCTCGTCTACTGGTCGCACCGGCTCTCGACCTGGGCCGACCTGTGGCGCCCCGACGGCAACTACCAGCCCCAGTACGACCTCGCCTGGCGAACCTTCCAGGCGCAGCTCACCACCGAGTTCATCGCCTGGCAGGCCGACATCGTCCGCGAGTACGCCTCGCCCGAGCAGTTCGTCACCACCTGCATCGCCTACGACCGGCCGGGCGTCGACGACGTGGGCCTCACCCGCGCGCTGGACGTCACCGCCGGCAACCCGTACTACGCCATGCAGGACGACCTCGCCCTACCCGTCGGGGACGACGCCCCGCAGGGCTGGACGACCAGCGGCGCGTGGACGCTGTTCGCCAGCGCCGACCGGATGTACGCCTCCAAGCAGGCGCCGTTCCTGGTCACCGAGACCAACGCGGGCGCCATCGGCGGACCGGGGACGAACTTCCCCGCCTGGGACGGCCAGTGGCGCCAGGCGGCGTGGAGCTTCATCGCCCGCGGTGCCGAGATGGTCGAGTACTGGCACTGGCACACCAACCACTTCGGCACCGAGTCGTACTGGATCGGGATCCTGCCCCACGACCAGCGGCCCGGCCGGGTCTACCGCGAGCTGGCGGCGCTGGGCGCGGAGCTGGCCGACCTGGGACCGACCGTCACCGGGTTGACCCCGCACGCGTCGCTGGGGCTGGTCTACTCCGCCCGGTCCAAGTGGGGGCTGGCGTTCCAGTCACCGTTCCCGGCCGCCGACGCCACGCTGTCGCCCGCCGACACCGACCCGCGGGCCTTCCACCGCATCTACGAAGCCTTCTACCGGGGCGCGTTCGAGGCGGGCGTCGGCGTCCGGGTGGTGCACGACGAGCAGCTCCTCGAGCGCACGCCGGCCGCGGTGGCCGCGGAGCTGCCGGTCCTCGTCGTCCCGGGCCTGCTGGTGGCCGGGGACGCGCTGCTGCTCTGGCTGCGCGCGTACGCCGCCGCGGGCGGCCACCTCGTGCTGGGCATCCGGACCGGCTACGGCGACGACGAGGGCCGGCCGCGGACCGAGCGGAAACCCGCGCTGCTGGCCGACGCCGCCGGCGTCTCGTTCCAGGAGTTCACCAACCTGCGCTCGCCGCTGGACGTGCACCCCGCCGGCGACGGGCTGGCGGTGGGCCCGGACGCGCACGCCACCCGGTGGGTGGACCTGCTGGAGAGCGACGGGGCCAAGACGCTGCTGGAGTACGACCACCCCCAGCTGGGCCGCTTCCCGGCCGTCACCACCACCGAGCACGGCGAGGGCCGGATCACCACGGTGGGGACGGTGCCCGACCCGGCGCTGGCCCGCGACCTGGCGGCGTGGCTGGTGCCGGACCCACGGCCCGGCTGGGGCGACCTGCCGGCCGCGGTGACGGTCAGCCAGGCCCGGACGCGGGACGGCCGGCGGCTGCACGTCGTCCACAACTGGGGCTGGGAGCCGCAGCAGGTGGCCGCGCCGGCCGGGGCGGTCGACGCCCGGCACCCGGACCGCGACCTCGGGGCCGGCCTGGCGCTGGGCCCCTGGGACGTCGCCGTCCTGCTCACCGAGGGCTGA
- a CDS encoding glycosyltransferase, with translation MRVALVSEHASPLAVVGAVDAGGQNVHVDALAAALVQQGHDVTVHTRRDDPDQPARVDTDAGYAVLHVPAGPAGPLPKDDLWPHMPAFADGLTAQLAALAPDVVHGHFWMSAWAADRAADALDLPRLVTFHALGTVKRRHQGPADTSPPERVGVELAVARAADRVVATCSDEVRELRRMGVPAERTTVVPCGVDATRFTPVEDGTPVPPRTRRHRLVTVGRPVPRKGFAVVVEALATLPDTELLVVGGATGDPERDRLQELAARVRVADRLHFPGQVPRAAMPALLRSADAVVCAPWYEPFGLVPLEAMACGVPVVSAAVGGMLDSVGDGVTGLLVPPQDPVALAAALRRLLAAPELGARLGAAGRARVLERYTWPRVAAATADAYAAALERRPRAAAQPLRRA, from the coding sequence GTGCGGGTCGCACTGGTCTCGGAGCACGCCAGCCCGTTGGCGGTCGTGGGTGCCGTGGACGCCGGCGGGCAGAACGTGCACGTCGACGCCCTGGCGGCCGCGCTCGTGCAGCAGGGCCACGACGTCACCGTGCACACCCGCCGCGACGACCCGGACCAGCCCGCCCGCGTCGACACCGACGCCGGCTACGCCGTGCTGCACGTGCCGGCCGGCCCCGCCGGCCCGCTGCCCAAGGACGACCTCTGGCCGCACATGCCGGCCTTCGCCGACGGGCTCACCGCGCAGCTCGCCGCGCTGGCCCCCGACGTCGTGCACGGCCACTTCTGGATGTCGGCCTGGGCGGCCGACCGGGCCGCCGACGCGCTGGACCTGCCGCGGCTGGTCACCTTCCACGCCCTCGGCACGGTCAAGCGCCGCCACCAGGGCCCGGCCGACACGAGCCCGCCCGAGCGGGTGGGCGTCGAGCTGGCGGTGGCCCGGGCCGCGGACCGCGTCGTCGCCACCTGCTCCGACGAGGTGCGCGAGCTGCGCCGGATGGGCGTGCCCGCCGAGCGCACGACCGTCGTCCCCTGCGGGGTCGACGCCACCCGCTTCACCCCCGTCGAGGACGGCACCCCGGTGCCGCCGCGCACCCGCCGGCACCGGCTGGTGACGGTGGGCCGGCCGGTGCCGCGCAAGGGGTTCGCCGTCGTCGTCGAGGCCCTGGCGACGCTCCCCGACACCGAGCTGCTGGTGGTCGGCGGGGCGACCGGTGACCCCGAGCGGGACCGGCTGCAGGAGCTGGCCGCCCGGGTCCGCGTCGCGGACCGGCTGCACTTCCCGGGCCAGGTGCCGCGCGCGGCCATGCCGGCCCTGCTCCGCTCGGCCGACGCCGTCGTCTGCGCCCCCTGGTACGAGCCGTTCGGGCTCGTCCCGCTGGAGGCGATGGCCTGCGGCGTGCCCGTGGTCTCCGCGGCCGTCGGCGGGATGCTCGACAGCGTCGGCGACGGTGTGACCGGGCTGCTCGTCCCGCCGCAGGACCCCGTCGCCCTGGCCGCGGCGCTGCGCCGGCTGCTGGCCGCCCCCGAGCTCGGCGCCCGGCTGGGCGCCGCCGGCCGGGCGCGGGTGCTGGAGCGCTACACCTGGCCGCGGGTGGCCGCCGCGACCGCCGACGCCTACGCCGCCGCCCTCGAGCGGCGGCCCCGCGCCGCAGCCCAACCCCTGCGACGCGCGTGA
- a CDS encoding HAD-IIIA family hydrolase — translation MAGAGGGQPRALRAVLFDRDGTLIHDVPYLDDPAGVRPVDAARALLDRLRGLGLAVGVVSNQSGVARGLITPEALVRVNARVVEELGPFDTWQVCPHGPDEGCGCRKPAPGMVLAAAAALGLEPADCLVVGDIGADVGAALAAGARAVLVPTPVTRPEEIAHARAVAAVAGSLAEAVGLHVPGVHGPDLDEPDEAGLP, via the coding sequence ATGGCAGGAGCGGGGGGCGGGCAGCCGCGGGCGCTGCGGGCCGTGCTGTTCGACCGCGACGGCACCCTCATCCACGACGTGCCCTACCTCGACGACCCCGCCGGCGTCCGGCCCGTCGACGCCGCCCGCGCGCTGCTGGACCGGCTGCGCGGCCTCGGCCTGGCCGTCGGCGTGGTCAGCAACCAGTCCGGCGTCGCGCGCGGGCTCATCACGCCGGAGGCGCTGGTCCGGGTGAACGCCCGCGTCGTCGAGGAGCTGGGGCCCTTCGACACCTGGCAGGTCTGCCCGCACGGCCCGGACGAGGGCTGCGGCTGCCGCAAGCCCGCCCCCGGGATGGTGCTGGCCGCGGCCGCCGCGCTGGGCCTGGAGCCGGCGGACTGCCTGGTCGTGGGCGACATCGGGGCCGACGTCGGGGCCGCGCTGGCCGCCGGGGCGCGGGCCGTGCTGGTGCCCACCCCCGTCACCCGGCCCGAGGAGATCGCGCACGCCCGGGCCGTCGCCGCCGTCGCCGGCAGCCTCGCGGAGGCCGTCGGCCTGCACGTGCCCGGCGTGCACGGGCCGGACCTGGACGAGCCCGACGAGGCGGGGCTCCCGTGA